Proteins encoded in a region of the Streptomyces sp. NBC_00258 genome:
- the ald gene encoding alanine dehydrogenase: MKVGIPREVKNNEFRVAITPAGVHELVRHGHQVLIEQNAGVGSSIPDEEYVAAGARIVATADEVWATADLLLKVKEPIAEEYHRLRKDQTLFTYLHLAASKECTDALVESGTTAIAYETVELPSRALPLLAPMSEVAGRLAPQVGAYHLMRSVGGRGVLPGGVPGTQPARAVVIGGGVSGWNATQIAVGMGFHVTLLDRDINKLREADKVFGTKVRAIMSNSFELEKAVLEADLVIGAVLIPGAKAPKLVTNELVSRMKPGSVLVDIAIDQGGCFEDSRPTTHAEPTFPVHGSVFYCVANMPGAVPNTSTYALTNATLPYIVELANRGWVESLRRDPALAKGLNTHDGKVVYREVAEAHGLEHVELETLLG, translated from the coding sequence GTGAAGGTCGGCATCCCCCGCGAGGTCAAGAACAACGAGTTCCGGGTGGCCATCACCCCCGCCGGCGTGCACGAGCTGGTGCGCCACGGTCACCAGGTCCTCATCGAGCAGAACGCCGGAGTCGGCTCGTCGATCCCGGACGAGGAGTACGTCGCGGCCGGTGCGCGGATCGTCGCCACCGCCGACGAGGTCTGGGCCACCGCCGACCTGCTGCTCAAGGTCAAGGAGCCCATCGCCGAGGAGTACCACCGCCTCCGCAAGGACCAGACGCTCTTCACCTACCTGCACCTGGCCGCCTCCAAGGAGTGCACGGACGCGCTCGTCGAGTCCGGCACCACGGCGATCGCCTACGAGACGGTCGAGCTGCCCAGCCGCGCGCTCCCGCTCCTCGCCCCGATGTCCGAGGTCGCGGGCCGCCTCGCCCCGCAGGTCGGCGCGTACCACCTGATGCGCTCGGTCGGCGGGCGCGGTGTGCTCCCCGGTGGCGTCCCCGGCACGCAGCCCGCGCGGGCCGTCGTCATCGGCGGGGGTGTCTCCGGCTGGAACGCCACGCAGATCGCCGTCGGCATGGGGTTCCACGTCACGCTGCTCGACCGCGACATCAACAAGCTCCGCGAGGCCGACAAGGTCTTCGGCACCAAGGTCCGGGCGATCATGTCCAACTCCTTCGAGCTGGAGAAGGCCGTTCTGGAGGCCGACCTCGTCATCGGTGCCGTGCTCATCCCGGGTGCCAAGGCGCCGAAGCTGGTCACCAACGAGCTCGTGTCGCGAATGAAGCCCGGAAGTGTTCTTGTCGACATCGCCATCGACCAGGGCGGCTGCTTCGAGGACTCGCGTCCGACGACTCACGCGGAGCCGACCTTCCCGGTCCACGGCTCGGTCTTCTACTGCGTCGCCAACATGCCGGGCGCGGTGCCCAACACGTCGACATATGCCCTGACGAACGCCACGCTGCCTTACATCGTGGAGTTGGCGAACCGTGGCTGGGTCGAGTCGCTGCGCCGCGACCCGGCTCTCGCCAAGGGCCTCAACACGCATGACGGCAAGGTCGTTTACCGCGAGGTCGCGGAGGCGCACGGGCTGGAGCACGTCGAGCTGGAGACCCTGCTCGGCTGA
- a CDS encoding ParA family protein, translated as MPAQGSRPTGLEAVGSVAVRTFAAHQSLHPSRTTQPAHQSMDGHHVNAMAGNGSGENRTHFADYDDLPEGHFYDPDAEYEPDPEYAATLAPDAARQRRERIGPTGRPLPYFPIPGPLTDHGPAKIIAMCNQKGGVGKTTSTINLGAALAEYGRRVLLVDFDPQGALSVGLGVNPMELDLTVYNLLMERGMAADEVLLKTAVPNMDLLPSNIDLSAAEVQLVSEVARESTLQRALKPLMADYDYIVIDCQPSLGLLTVNALTAAHKVIVPLECEFFALRGVALLTETIEKVQERLNPELELDGILATMYDSRTVHSREVLARVVEAFDDHVYHTVIGRTVRFPETTVAGEPITTYASNSVGAAAYRQLAREVLARCHAE; from the coding sequence ATGCCTGCGCAGGGCTCAAGGCCCACGGGGCTCGAGGCTGTCGGCTCCGTTGCTGTGCGCACCTTCGCAGCCCACCAGAGTCTCCACCCCTCGCGGACGACTCAGCCCGCACACCAGAGCATGGATGGCCATCACGTGAACGCCATGGCCGGCAACGGAAGTGGCGAGAACCGCACCCACTTCGCCGACTACGACGACCTGCCCGAGGGGCACTTCTACGACCCCGACGCCGAGTACGAGCCAGATCCGGAGTACGCGGCCACGCTCGCGCCCGACGCGGCGCGCCAGCGCCGTGAGCGCATCGGCCCGACCGGACGCCCGCTGCCGTACTTCCCGATCCCGGGCCCGCTGACCGATCACGGACCCGCGAAGATCATCGCGATGTGCAACCAGAAGGGCGGCGTCGGCAAGACGACGTCGACCATCAACCTGGGCGCGGCGCTCGCGGAGTACGGACGCCGGGTCCTGCTCGTCGACTTCGACCCGCAGGGCGCGCTGTCCGTGGGCCTCGGCGTCAACCCGATGGAGCTCGACCTCACGGTCTACAACCTGCTCATGGAGCGGGGCATGGCGGCCGACGAGGTGCTCCTGAAGACAGCGGTCCCGAACATGGACCTGCTGCCCAGCAACATCGACCTGTCGGCCGCCGAGGTCCAGCTGGTGTCCGAGGTCGCGCGCGAGTCCACACTGCAGCGGGCCCTGAAGCCGCTGATGGCCGACTACGACTACATCGTGATCGACTGTCAGCCTTCGCTCGGTCTGCTGACCGTCAACGCCCTGACGGCGGCCCACAAGGTGATCGTGCCGCTCGAGTGCGAGTTCTTCGCCCTCCGTGGTGTCGCGCTGCTCACCGAGACCATCGAGAAGGTCCAGGAGCGGCTCAACCCCGAGCTGGAGCTCGACGGCATCCTCGCCACGATGTACGACTCGCGGACCGTGCACAGCCGTGAGGTGCTCGCGCGCGTGGTCGAGGCGTTCGACGATCACGTCTACCACACGGTGATCGGCCGGACCGTCCGCTTCCCGGAGACCACGGTCGCCGGTGAGCCGATCACGACGTACGCCTCCAACTCCGTCGGTGCCGCCGCCTATCGCCAGCTCGCCAGGGAGGTGCTCGCCCGGTGTCACGCCGAGTGA
- a CDS encoding segregation and condensation protein A, with product MTSNDVPATASGGSGGRRRALGRGPGGAAPPEPPGEVPSPEPEPEPLAPEPEPPAPEPEPEPPVAEGEESSAVVEADEPDDGVFKVRLVNFEGPFDLLLQLISKHKMDVTEVALSKVTDEFMVHIRAMGPDWDLDQTTEFLVVAATLLDLKAARLLPSAEVEDEADLALLEARDLLFARLLQYRAYKQIAEIFNRRLDEEARRYPRTVGLEAHHAELLPEVVISIGAEGFAKLAVKAMQPKPKPQVYVDHIHAPLVSVQEQAAIVVARLRELGEASFRSLVEDTDDTLTVVARFLALLELYREKAVSLDQEEALGDLVVRWTGGDGDAQPTVTDEFDRPPEPVKEEKA from the coding sequence ATGACCTCGAACGACGTCCCTGCCACGGCCTCCGGCGGTTCCGGTGGCCGTCGGCGTGCGCTGGGGCGGGGGCCTGGGGGCGCGGCCCCGCCCGAGCCCCCGGGCGAGGTTCCGTCGCCGGAACCCGAGCCGGAGCCACTTGCGCCGGAGCCCGAGCCGCCTGCGCCGGAGCCGGAGCCCGAGCCGCCCGTGGCGGAGGGCGAGGAGTCCTCTGCCGTCGTCGAGGCCGATGAACCCGACGACGGGGTCTTCAAAGTTCGGCTGGTCAACTTCGAAGGGCCGTTCGATCTGCTGCTTCAGTTGATCTCCAAGCACAAGATGGATGTCACCGAAGTGGCGCTCTCCAAGGTCACCGACGAGTTCATGGTGCACATCAGGGCGATGGGGCCGGACTGGGATCTCGACCAGACGACCGAGTTCCTGGTGGTCGCGGCGACACTGCTCGATCTGAAGGCCGCCCGGCTGCTGCCGTCCGCCGAGGTCGAGGACGAGGCGGATCTGGCGCTGCTGGAGGCCCGGGACCTGCTCTTCGCGCGGCTGCTGCAGTACCGGGCGTACAAGCAGATCGCCGAGATCTTCAACCGGCGCCTCGACGAGGAGGCGCGCCGCTACCCCCGTACCGTCGGGCTGGAGGCGCACCACGCCGAGCTGCTGCCCGAGGTCGTCATCAGCATCGGGGCGGAAGGATTCGCCAAGCTCGCCGTGAAGGCGATGCAGCCCAAGCCGAAGCCCCAGGTGTACGTCGATCACATCCACGCGCCGCTCGTGAGCGTTCAGGAGCAGGCCGCGATCGTGGTGGCGCGGCTGCGGGAGCTCGGAGAGGCCAGTTTCCGCTCGCTCGTCGAGGACACCGACGACACCCTCACCGTCGTGGCGCGTTTCCTGGCCCTTCTGGAGCTCTATCGGGAGAAGGCGGTCTCCCTGGACCAGGAAGAGGCTCTGGGGGACCTGGTGGTGCGCTGGACGGGCGGGGACGGGGATGCGCAGCCGACGGTGACGGACGAGTTCGACAGGCCGCCGGAACCGGTCAAGGAGGAGAAGGCGTGA
- the scpB gene encoding SMC-Scp complex subunit ScpB, with amino-acid sequence MSEDTTEAPAGPPGVADLDLRPALEAVLMVVDEPATVEHLAKILERPKRKIADALRALADEYTVQGRGFELRLIAGGWRFYSRPEYAAAVERFVLDGQQARLTQAALETLAVVAYRQPVSRSRVSAVRGVNCDGVMRTLLQRGLVEEAGAEPETGAILYTTTNYFLERMGLRGLDELPELAPFLPEADAIEAETLEGVPSFDPDAPDADADDTTTTEL; translated from the coding sequence GTGAGCGAGGACACCACCGAGGCCCCGGCGGGTCCGCCCGGCGTCGCCGATCTCGACCTCAGGCCCGCCCTGGAGGCCGTTCTCATGGTCGTGGACGAGCCCGCGACCGTGGAGCACCTGGCGAAGATCCTGGAGCGGCCGAAGCGGAAGATCGCGGACGCGCTGCGGGCGCTGGCCGACGAGTACACCGTCCAGGGGCGCGGCTTCGAGCTGCGGCTCATCGCCGGCGGCTGGCGTTTCTACAGCCGCCCCGAGTACGCGGCGGCCGTCGAGCGCTTCGTCCTCGACGGCCAGCAGGCCCGGCTCACCCAGGCCGCGCTGGAGACGCTCGCGGTCGTCGCGTACCGGCAGCCGGTCAGCCGCAGCAGGGTCTCGGCGGTCCGCGGAGTGAACTGCGACGGCGTGATGCGCACCCTCCTGCAGAGGGGTCTGGTCGAGGAGGCGGGCGCGGAACCCGAAACAGGTGCGATCCTGTACACGACGACGAACTACTTCCTGGAGCGAATGGGCCTGCGCGGCCTGGACGAGCTCCCGGAGCTCGCGCCCTTCCTTCCGGAGGCGGACGCGATCGAAGCAGAGACGCTGGAAGGGGTCCCGTCGTTCGATCCGGACGCACCGGATGCAGATGCAGACGACACGACGACGACGGAACTTTGA
- a CDS encoding pseudouridine synthase — protein MRSSGSGSGRNNGRGNPRGTGGGGNPRGSGGGGGPRGSGGGGNSRGTGGGGNSRGTGGGGSPQKSAGGRDDRPKRAGKPRPEERRYDVGPGATHEGPKSGRGSAARGGAKGGPKQGQQRGGRTENARSREYETRTEERNRDRYAGRPEVKTPKTFPGAEQEGERLQKVLARAGYGSRRACEELVEQSRVEVNGEIVVEQGMRVDPENDEIKVDGLTVATQSYQFFSLNKPAGVVSTMEDTEGRQCLGDYVTNRETRLFHVGRLDTETEGVILLTNHGELAHRLTHPKYGVKKVYLAHIVGPIPRDLGKQLKDGIQLEDGYAKADHFRVVEQTGKNYLVEVTLHEGRKHIVRRMLAEAGFPVDKLVRVSFGPITLGDQKSGWLRRLSNTEVGMLMQEVGL, from the coding sequence ATGCGAAGCAGTGGCAGCGGCAGTGGCAGGAACAACGGGCGCGGTAACCCCCGCGGGACCGGCGGGGGCGGTAACCCTCGCGGCTCCGGTGGCGGCGGTGGCCCCCGCGGTTCCGGCGGAGGCGGCAACTCCCGGGGAACCGGCGGAGGCGGCAACTCCCGGGGAACGGGTGGGGGCGGCTCCCCGCAGAAGAGCGCGGGAGGGCGCGACGACAGGCCGAAGCGCGCCGGCAAGCCCCGCCCCGAGGAGCGTCGGTACGACGTAGGCCCCGGCGCCACCCACGAGGGCCCCAAGTCCGGGCGCGGCAGCGCGGCCCGCGGCGGCGCCAAGGGCGGTCCCAAGCAGGGCCAGCAGCGCGGCGGCCGTACGGAGAACGCGCGCTCCCGTGAGTACGAGACGCGTACCGAGGAGCGCAACCGCGACCGGTACGCGGGCAGGCCCGAGGTCAAGACGCCCAAGACCTTCCCGGGCGCCGAGCAGGAGGGCGAGCGCCTGCAGAAGGTGCTCGCGCGCGCCGGCTACGGTTCGCGGCGTGCCTGCGAGGAGCTGGTCGAGCAGTCCCGGGTCGAGGTCAACGGCGAGATCGTCGTCGAGCAGGGCATGCGCGTCGACCCGGAGAACGACGAGATCAAGGTCGACGGGCTGACCGTCGCCACGCAGTCGTACCAGTTCTTCTCGCTGAACAAGCCCGCCGGTGTCGTGTCGACCATGGAGGACACGGAGGGCCGTCAGTGCCTCGGTGACTACGTGACGAACCGTGAGACGCGGCTCTTCCACGTCGGGCGGCTCGACACCGAGACCGAGGGCGTCATCCTGCTCACCAACCACGGTGAGCTGGCACACCGCCTCACGCACCCCAAGTACGGCGTGAAGAAGGTCTACCTCGCGCACATCGTGGGCCCGATCCCGCGCGACCTGGGCAAGCAGCTCAAGGACGGCATCCAGCTGGAGGACGGGTACGCGAAGGCGGACCACTTCAGGGTCGTCGAGCAGACCGGCAAGAACTACCTCGTGGAGGTGACCCTCCACGAGGGCCGCAAGCACATCGTGCGGCGGATGCTGGCCGAGGCCGGCTTCCCGGTCGACAAGCTCGTGCGCGTGTCCTTCGGACCGATCACCCTGGGCGACCAGAAGTCGGGCTGGCTGCGGCGGCTTTCGAACACCGAGGTCGGGATGCTGATGCAGGAGGTCGGCCTCTAG
- a CDS encoding NUDIX hydrolase, giving the protein MEGYDKYAFEPFAVTVDLAVFTVRAGGLQVLLIERGQEPYAGHWALPGGFVLPEESAGTAARRELAEETGLSDVSGLHLEQLRTYSEPDRDPRMRVVSVAYTALLPDPPEPRGGGDAASARWLAYAGLGPLAFDHDRILADAHERVGAKLEYTCLATAFCPPEFTLGELQQVYETVWGTALDRPNFRRKVLATPGFVEQIPGAARLTGGRGKPAALYRAGDATALHPPLLRPAAGPGRPPSPSPSPSPSSNPSPEGRSS; this is encoded by the coding sequence ATGGAGGGCTACGACAAATACGCCTTCGAACCCTTCGCCGTCACCGTGGATCTCGCGGTGTTCACGGTCCGGGCGGGCGGGCTCCAGGTGCTGCTGATCGAGCGCGGACAGGAGCCCTACGCGGGCCACTGGGCGCTGCCCGGAGGGTTCGTGCTGCCCGAGGAGTCCGCCGGAACGGCCGCACGGCGTGAACTCGCCGAGGAGACCGGCCTGTCGGACGTCTCCGGGCTGCATCTGGAGCAGCTGCGCACCTACAGCGAGCCGGACCGTGATCCCCGGATGCGGGTCGTCTCCGTGGCGTACACCGCGCTGCTGCCGGACCCGCCCGAGCCACGCGGCGGCGGGGACGCGGCGAGCGCGCGCTGGCTGGCGTACGCCGGGCTCGGACCGCTCGCCTTCGACCACGACCGGATCCTCGCCGACGCCCACGAGCGGGTCGGCGCCAAGCTCGAATACACCTGCCTGGCCACGGCGTTCTGCCCGCCGGAGTTCACGCTCGGGGAACTCCAGCAGGTCTACGAGACCGTGTGGGGGACCGCGCTCGACCGGCCGAACTTCCGGCGCAAGGTTCTCGCCACGCCCGGGTTCGTCGAGCAGATCCCCGGTGCGGCCCGGCTGACCGGAGGCCGGGGAAAGCCCGCGGCGCTGTATCGCGCGGGCGACGCCACCGCACTGCACCCGCCATTGCTGCGACCGGCAGCGGGACCCGGGCGGCCACCGTCCCCATCCCCCTCTCCGTCTCCGTCTTCGAACCCGTCTCCGGAAGGACGATCCTCATGA
- a CDS encoding ADP-ribosylglycohydrolase family protein: MTTTVRKHAATGALVGLALGDALGYPTEFKDVPSILATFGPWRELELPDPARVTDDTQMTLALGRGLRTAMDRGLLGPKRLERPVREEFVDWYQSPENNRAPGRTCLVACEKLKREGLPWQDASQIHSKGCGANMRVAPLGLISGLSDEQRAGAAQLQAALTHGHPTALAASDLTAHAVRLLAQGAEPTGLVGLLRSYAYENRTHYNERWLGDLWTRSQDPTPTHFISRGWDECLEVLERLQRALRSPSPETDPCLATGAGWIAEEALATGLLCFLLFVDEPVTALRRAACTSGDSDSIACLAGAFAGAYLGADAWPTEWADRIEYQGDLMALGALWDE, translated from the coding sequence ATGACCACGACCGTCAGGAAGCACGCCGCCACCGGGGCCCTGGTCGGGCTCGCCCTCGGGGACGCGCTCGGTTACCCGACCGAGTTCAAGGACGTGCCGTCGATCCTTGCCACGTTCGGCCCCTGGCGGGAGTTGGAGCTGCCGGACCCGGCGCGCGTCACGGACGACACGCAGATGACACTGGCGCTGGGGCGGGGACTGCGGACGGCCATGGACAGAGGGTTGCTGGGACCCAAGCGGCTGGAGCGGCCCGTACGCGAGGAGTTCGTGGACTGGTACCAGTCGCCGGAGAACAACCGCGCACCCGGACGTACGTGCCTGGTCGCCTGCGAGAAGCTGAAGCGTGAGGGTCTGCCCTGGCAGGACGCCAGCCAGATCCACTCCAAGGGCTGCGGTGCCAACATGCGTGTCGCGCCCCTCGGTCTCATCTCCGGGCTCAGTGACGAACAGCGCGCGGGCGCCGCCCAGTTGCAGGCCGCGCTCACCCACGGGCATCCGACGGCGCTCGCCGCGTCCGACCTCACCGCGCACGCGGTGCGCCTCCTCGCGCAGGGCGCCGAGCCGACCGGACTGGTCGGCCTGCTGCGCTCGTACGCGTACGAGAACCGCACGCACTACAACGAGCGCTGGCTCGGCGACCTGTGGACGCGTTCCCAGGACCCGACGCCGACGCACTTCATCTCGCGTGGCTGGGACGAGTGTCTGGAGGTCCTGGAGCGGCTGCAGCGGGCCCTGCGGTCGCCGTCGCCCGAGACGGACCCCTGTCTGGCCACGGGGGCCGGGTGGATCGCCGAGGAGGCCCTCGCCACCGGCCTGCTGTGCTTCCTGCTCTTCGTGGACGAGCCGGTGACGGCCCTGCGCCGGGCCGCCTGCACCTCGGGGGACTCGGACTCGATCGCGTGCCTCGCCGGCGCTTTCGCCGGGGCGTACCTCGGTGCCGATGCATGGCCTACGGAGTGGGCCGACAGGATCGAGTACCAGGGGGACCTGATGGCGTTGGGCGCGCTCTGGGACGAATGA
- a CDS encoding Rieske (2Fe-2S) protein, which translates to MTHPSTRRAVLATGAAALVVGCSKYGDENGGGSEEEASSVAPAESGTGGEAPAGEELTRTGDVPVGGGKIFKDEKVVVTQPEKGGFKAFSAVCTHQGCIVANVSDGTINCTCHGSEFRIADGSVAKGPAQKPLPAKQITVTGDSISLT; encoded by the coding sequence ATGACCCACCCCTCCACGCGGCGCGCGGTTCTCGCGACGGGCGCGGCCGCGTTGGTTGTCGGCTGCAGCAAGTACGGGGACGAGAACGGCGGGGGCAGCGAGGAGGAGGCGTCCTCCGTCGCCCCCGCGGAGAGCGGAACCGGGGGCGAGGCGCCCGCCGGTGAGGAACTGACCAGGACCGGCGACGTCCCGGTCGGCGGCGGCAAGATCTTCAAGGACGAGAAGGTCGTCGTCACCCAGCCCGAGAAGGGCGGCTTCAAGGCCTTCTCGGCGGTGTGCACGCACCAGGGCTGCATCGTCGCCAACGTCTCGGACGGCACGATCAACTGCACCTGCCACGGCAGCGAGTTCCGCATCGCCGACGGCTCGGTGGCCAAGGGCCCGGCCCAGAAGCCGCTCCCCGCGAAGCAGATCACGGTCACGGGCGACTCGATCAGCCTCACCTGA
- a CDS encoding DUF6529 family protein yields the protein MTVDPNAATQNFPSPDPASRRPGAATYLVPALVAGAVAVGLGAYGNVHDPEGTAFNLAGFSSTSAVKSWLATAAMGFAVVQLVSALMLYGRIPGPSWSGALHRWSGRIAFLVAVPVAVHCLYALGYQTYEPRVLWHSVLGCFFFGAFSAKMLLLRSERLPGWVLPIVGGLVFSALTVVWLTSALWFFRTFGVTT from the coding sequence ATGACCGTGGACCCGAACGCCGCCACCCAGAACTTTCCGTCGCCCGACCCCGCCTCCCGCCGCCCGGGAGCCGCCACCTATCTCGTACCGGCCCTGGTCGCGGGTGCGGTCGCGGTCGGCCTCGGCGCCTACGGCAATGTGCACGACCCGGAGGGCACCGCCTTCAACCTCGCGGGCTTCAGCAGCACGAGCGCGGTCAAGTCGTGGCTCGCCACGGCCGCGATGGGCTTCGCGGTCGTACAGCTCGTGTCGGCGCTCATGCTGTACGGGCGCATCCCGGGCCCGAGCTGGTCGGGCGCACTGCACCGCTGGTCGGGTCGAATCGCTTTCCTTGTCGCGGTTCCAGTAGCCGTGCACTGTTTGTACGCTTTGGGCTACCAGACGTACGAACCGCGCGTTTTGTGGCACTCGGTACTGGGTTGCTTCTTCTTCGGTGCATTCAGTGCAAAGATGCTGCTGCTCCGCTCGGAGCGTCTGCCCGGCTGGGTGCTGCCCATCGTCGGCGGACTCGTCTTCTCGGCCCTGACGGTGGTCTGGCTGACCTCCGCCCTCTGGTTCTTCCGCACGTTCGGAGTGACGACATGA
- the aroH gene encoding chorismate mutase, giving the protein MAVRAVRGAVQLERDEAGHMDEQVSELLTAILERNELTTEDLISIWFTATPDLHSDFPAAAARKLGIVDVPLICAQELDIEGAMPRVVRVLAHIESDLPRSEVAHVYLGAAGALRKDIAQ; this is encoded by the coding sequence GTGGCGGTACGAGCGGTCCGGGGCGCCGTCCAACTGGAGCGGGACGAGGCCGGCCACATGGACGAGCAGGTCAGCGAGCTGCTCACCGCCATACTTGAGCGGAACGAGCTGACCACCGAGGACCTGATCAGCATCTGGTTCACGGCGACGCCCGACCTGCACAGCGACTTCCCGGCGGCCGCGGCCCGCAAGCTCGGCATCGTCGACGTACCGCTGATCTGCGCGCAGGAGCTGGACATCGAGGGCGCGATGCCCCGGGTCGTCCGGGTCCTCGCGCACATCGAGTCCGACCTGCCGCGCTCCGAGGTCGCGCACGTCTACCTGGGTGCCGCGGGCGCGCTCCGCAAGGACATCGCCCAGTGA
- a CDS encoding prephenate dehydrogenase: MRTALVIGTGLIGTSAALALAGRGVVVHLADHDPEQARTAAALGAGTDEEPTGPVDLAIIAAPPAHVAAALADAMRRGVARGYLDVASVKGGPRRELESLGLDLSAYIGTHPMSGREKSGPLAATGDLFEGRPWVLTPTRETDTEVLNLALELVSHCRAVPVVMDADAHDRAVALVSHMPHLVSSMVAARLENAEEAAVRLCGQGIRDVTRIAASDPRMWIDILSANPGPVADLLADVSADLDETVQALRALQSSDEAKRSEGFTGIEDVLRRGNAGQIRVPGKHGAAPTVYESVVVLIDDQPGQLARIFADAGRAGVNIEDVRIEHATGQQAGLVELMVKPSAAPVLTASLRERGWSIRQ, from the coding sequence GTGAGAACCGCACTCGTCATCGGTACCGGACTGATCGGTACGTCCGCCGCGCTGGCCCTGGCGGGGCGCGGCGTCGTCGTACACCTCGCCGACCACGACCCGGAGCAGGCCCGCACGGCGGCCGCGCTCGGCGCCGGCACGGACGAGGAGCCCACCGGGCCCGTCGACCTCGCGATCATCGCGGCGCCGCCCGCGCACGTGGCCGCGGCGCTCGCCGACGCGATGCGGCGCGGGGTCGCGCGCGGCTACCTCGACGTGGCCAGCGTCAAGGGCGGGCCACGCCGCGAGCTGGAGTCGCTGGGCCTGGACCTGTCCGCGTACATCGGTACGCATCCCATGTCGGGCCGCGAGAAGTCGGGCCCGCTGGCCGCGACCGGGGACCTCTTCGAGGGGCGCCCCTGGGTGCTCACGCCGACCCGGGAGACGGACACCGAGGTCCTCAACCTCGCGCTGGAGCTCGTCTCGCACTGCCGTGCCGTGCCGGTCGTCATGGACGCCGACGCCCACGACCGCGCGGTCGCCCTCGTCTCCCACATGCCCCACCTGGTGTCGAGCATGGTCGCCGCGCGGCTTGAGAACGCCGAGGAGGCGGCCGTACGCCTCTGCGGTCAGGGCATCCGTGACGTGACCCGGATCGCCGCCTCCGACCCGCGGATGTGGATCGACATCCTCTCCGCGAACCCGGGCCCGGTCGCCGACCTCCTCGCGGACGTCTCGGCCGACCTGGACGAGACCGTGCAGGCCCTGCGCGCCCTGCAGTCCTCCGACGAGGCCAAGCGCAGCGAGGGTTTCACCGGCATCGAGGACGTCCTGCGCCGGGGCAACGCCGGCCAGATCCGAGTCCCCGGCAAGCACGGCGCCGCCCCGACCGTGTACGAGAGCGTCGTCGTCCTCATCGACGACCAGCCGGGCCAGCTGGCCCGTATCTTCGCCGACGCGGGCCGCGCGGGCGTCAACATCGAGGACGTCCGCATCGAGCACGCGACCGGGCAGCAGGCGGGTCTGGTCGAGCTGATGGTGAAGCCCTCGGCGGCGCCCGTGCTGACGGCGTCGCTGCGGGAGCGGGGCTGGTCGATCCGGCAGTAG
- the cmk gene encoding (d)CMP kinase — translation METTAARTAPAVIVAIDGPSGTGKSSTSKAVAAKLGLSYLDTGAQYRAITWWMVTNGIDVTDPSSIAAAAGKPEIVSGTDPSAPTITVDGTDVAGPIRTQEVTSKVSAVSAVPEVRARITELQRSIASAAEQGIVVEGRDIGTTVLPDADLKIFLTASPEARAARRSGELKGADVNATREALIKRDAADSSRKTSPLAKADDAVEVDTSDLTLQQVIECVVTLVEEKRAPR, via the coding sequence GTGGAAACCACCGCCGCCCGGACCGCTCCGGCCGTGATTGTCGCCATCGACGGTCCCTCCGGCACGGGCAAGTCGAGCACCTCCAAGGCCGTCGCCGCCAAGCTCGGCCTGAGCTACCTGGACACGGGCGCCCAGTACCGGGCGATCACCTGGTGGATGGTGACCAACGGCATCGACGTCACCGACCCCTCCTCGATCGCCGCCGCGGCCGGCAAGCCCGAGATCGTGTCCGGTACGGACCCCTCGGCGCCGACGATCACGGTCGACGGCACGGATGTCGCGGGCCCGATCCGCACCCAGGAGGTCACCTCCAAGGTCAGCGCGGTCAGCGCCGTGCCCGAGGTGCGGGCCCGGATCACCGAGCTGCAGCGCTCGATCGCCTCGGCGGCCGAGCAGGGCATCGTCGTCGAGGGCCGGGACATCGGTACGACCGTGCTGCCCGACGCAGACCTGAAGATCTTCCTCACCGCGTCCCCGGAGGCCCGTGCGGCCCGCCGCAGCGGTGAGCTCAAGGGCGCCGACGTCAACGCCACCCGCGAAGCCCTGATCAAGCGGGACGCGGCCGACTCCAGCCGTAAGACCTCGCCGCTCGCCAAGGCGGACGACGCGGTCGAGGTGGACACCTCCGACCTCACGCTCCAGCAGGTCATCGAGTGCGTCGTCACCCTCGTCGAGGAGAAGCGGGCCCCGAGGTGA